In one window of Posidoniimonas corsicana DNA:
- the rtcR gene encoding RNA repair transcriptional activator RtcR, producing the protein MPCKQVVFGLLGTRLDRGHSGDRWNSWRPTVALCQHEDLLIDRLELLYEPKLKALAELTAKDIASVSPETDVRLHEVGFRDPWDLEEVYGRLHEFVGAYQFKPDGEDYLINITTGSHVQQICLFLLAESRRLPGKLLQASPPKRNKPGIGTYRVIDLDLSRYDQLAARFALEQQQGVSFLKSGIETRNAGFNKLIEQIERVAIHSAAPLLITGPTGAGKSQLARRIFELKLTRRHLSDRFVEVNCATLRGDQAMSALFGHVKGAFTGATGAREGLIRAADGGMLFLDEIGELGPDEQAMLLRAIEEKRFLPVGADQEAQSDFQLIAGTNRDLSQEVADGRFREDLLARINLWTFRLPGLAERREDIEPNLDYELQKFAASTGGVVRINKEARARFLRFAEAPSALWKANFRDLNAAVTRMATLAAGGRIGVDLVDEESSRLAAQWRVPAAADSIEATLAGLVDAAQVDRFDQAGLAEAVCVCRQSKSLSEAGRRLFAVSRQAKANPNDTDRVRKLLARHGLSWTDVSGG; encoded by the coding sequence ATGCCCTGCAAGCAAGTCGTGTTCGGACTGCTGGGAACTCGCCTCGATCGGGGCCACAGCGGCGACCGCTGGAACTCCTGGCGGCCGACGGTCGCGTTGTGCCAGCACGAGGACCTGTTGATCGACCGGCTGGAGCTGCTTTACGAGCCGAAACTTAAGGCGCTGGCGGAGCTCACGGCCAAGGACATCGCCTCGGTTTCGCCGGAGACCGATGTGCGCCTGCACGAGGTTGGCTTCCGCGACCCGTGGGACCTGGAGGAGGTGTACGGCCGGCTGCACGAGTTTGTCGGCGCGTACCAGTTCAAGCCGGACGGCGAGGACTACCTGATCAACATCACCACCGGCAGCCACGTGCAGCAGATCTGCCTATTCCTGCTGGCCGAGTCGCGGCGGCTGCCGGGCAAGCTGCTGCAGGCGTCGCCGCCGAAGCGGAACAAGCCGGGCATCGGCACCTACCGGGTCATCGACCTGGACCTCTCGCGGTACGACCAGCTCGCCGCCCGCTTCGCGCTGGAGCAACAGCAGGGCGTGTCGTTCCTGAAGTCCGGGATTGAAACCCGCAACGCCGGCTTCAACAAGCTGATCGAACAGATCGAGCGGGTGGCCATCCACAGCGCGGCGCCGCTGCTGATCACCGGCCCCACCGGCGCCGGCAAGAGCCAGCTCGCCCGCCGCATCTTCGAGCTGAAGCTGACCCGCCGCCACCTGAGCGATCGCTTCGTCGAGGTGAACTGCGCCACCCTCCGCGGCGACCAGGCGATGTCCGCTTTGTTCGGGCATGTGAAGGGCGCGTTCACCGGCGCGACCGGCGCCCGGGAGGGCCTGATCCGCGCGGCCGACGGCGGCATGCTGTTCCTCGACGAGATCGGCGAGCTCGGCCCCGACGAGCAGGCGATGCTGCTGCGGGCGATCGAGGAGAAGCGGTTCCTGCCGGTCGGCGCCGACCAAGAAGCCCAGAGCGACTTCCAGCTGATCGCCGGCACCAACCGCGACCTGTCGCAGGAGGTCGCCGACGGCCGCTTCCGCGAGGACCTGCTGGCCCGCATCAACCTGTGGACGTTCCGCCTGCCGGGCCTGGCCGAGCGGCGCGAGGACATCGAGCCCAACCTGGACTACGAGCTGCAGAAGTTCGCCGCCAGCACCGGCGGCGTGGTGCGGATAAACAAGGAGGCCCGGGCGCGGTTCCTCCGCTTCGCCGAGGCGCCCTCGGCGCTGTGGAAGGCCAACTTCCGCGACCTCAACGCGGCGGTCACGCGGATGGCCACGCTGGCCGCCGGCGGGCGGATCGGCGTGGATCTGGTCGACGAGGAGTCTAGCCGGCTCGCTGCGCAGTGGCGCGTGCCCGCTGCTGCCGACTCGATCGAGGCGACGCTCGCCGGCCTGGTAGACGCCGCGCAGGTCGACCGTTTCGACCAGGCCGGCCTGGCCGAGGCGGTCTGTGTGTGCCGCCAGTCGAAGTCGCTGTCGGAGGCGGGCCGCCGGCTGTTCGCCGTCTCACGCCAGGCGAAGGCCAACCCCAACGACACCGACCGCGTCCGCAAGCTCCTCGCCCGCCACGGCCTAAGCTGGACGGACGTGAGCGGCGGGTAG
- a CDS encoding TROVE domain-containing protein, producing MANKALFGSARGGWSAKADARNEAGGLAYQRTDKQALAQLAATGCLGATFYASADEQLDRVLELAQRVEPEFLARLAIYARQQGHMKDTPAVLCAVLSVRSPGLLAEVFDRVIDNPKMLRNFVQVMRSGVVGRRSLGSLPKRLVVQWLDARSDDQLFRGSVGADPSLADVLRMVHPKPATASREALYGYLIGRDHNREALPELVQHYEKFKRNTNPGKVAPPDVPFQLLTALPLTEKDWAQIARNASWQMTRMNLNTLARHGVFKDRELAGQLANRLRNPRLVEKARVFPYQLMVAYANAGEGVPHSVRDALQDAMELAIKNAPRVAGKVYVCPDVSGSMHWPATGSRFGSSTAVRCLDVAALVAATVLRKNPEAEVIPFKEDVVKLRLNPRDTVMTNAEKIARVSPGGTNCSAPLRELNCRRAVGDLVVFVSDNESWIDSPEYGRFGGGRTETINQWSKFKARNPRARMVCIDIQPHGTVQAREREDVVNVGGFSDQVFGLLSTVAAGRHSVDHWVREVEQVRL from the coding sequence ATGGCAAACAAGGCACTTTTTGGATCGGCCCGCGGCGGCTGGAGCGCGAAGGCCGACGCCCGCAACGAGGCGGGTGGGCTGGCCTACCAACGCACGGACAAGCAGGCGCTCGCCCAACTGGCCGCGACCGGCTGTCTTGGTGCGACGTTCTACGCGTCGGCCGACGAGCAGCTGGACCGCGTGCTGGAGCTGGCCCAGCGGGTCGAGCCCGAGTTCCTGGCCCGCCTGGCGATCTACGCGCGGCAGCAGGGGCACATGAAGGACACGCCGGCCGTGCTGTGTGCGGTGCTGTCGGTCCGCTCGCCGGGTCTGCTGGCCGAGGTGTTCGACCGCGTGATCGACAACCCGAAGATGCTCCGCAACTTCGTGCAGGTCATGCGATCGGGCGTGGTCGGCCGCCGCAGCCTCGGCTCGCTGCCGAAGCGGCTGGTGGTGCAGTGGCTCGACGCCCGGAGCGACGACCAGTTGTTCCGCGGATCGGTTGGCGCCGACCCGTCGCTGGCGGACGTGCTGCGGATGGTCCACCCGAAGCCGGCCACCGCGTCCCGCGAGGCGTTGTACGGCTACCTCATCGGCCGCGACCACAACCGCGAAGCGTTGCCGGAGTTGGTGCAGCACTACGAGAAGTTCAAGCGCAACACCAACCCGGGCAAGGTGGCGCCGCCCGACGTGCCGTTCCAGCTGCTGACCGCGCTGCCGCTGACCGAGAAGGACTGGGCGCAGATCGCCCGCAACGCCTCGTGGCAGATGACCCGCATGAACCTGAACACCTTGGCACGCCACGGCGTGTTCAAGGATCGGGAGCTGGCGGGCCAGCTGGCCAACCGGCTGCGGAACCCGCGGCTGGTCGAGAAGGCGCGGGTGTTCCCGTACCAGCTGATGGTCGCCTACGCCAACGCGGGCGAGGGCGTTCCGCACAGCGTGCGGGACGCGCTGCAGGATGCTATGGAGCTGGCGATCAAGAACGCCCCGCGTGTGGCGGGCAAGGTGTACGTCTGCCCGGACGTTTCGGGCTCGATGCACTGGCCGGCTACCGGGAGCCGTTTCGGCAGCTCGACCGCGGTCCGATGCCTGGACGTGGCGGCCCTGGTCGCGGCGACCGTGCTGCGGAAGAACCCGGAGGCGGAGGTCATCCCGTTCAAGGAGGACGTGGTGAAGCTGCGGCTGAACCCGCGTGACACCGTGATGACCAACGCCGAGAAGATCGCCCGCGTTTCGCCCGGCGGCACAAACTGCAGCGCCCCGCTGCGGGAGCTGAACTGCCGCCGCGCGGTGGGCGACCTGGTGGTCTTCGTCTCGGACAACGAGTCGTGGATCGACTCGCCCGAGTACGGTCGGTTCGGTGGAGGCCGAACCGAGACCATCAACCAGTGGTCCAAGTTCAAGGCCCGCAACCCGCGGGCGCGGATGGTCTGCATCGACATCCAGCCGCACGGCACGGTTCAGGCGCGGGAGCGCGAGGACGTGGTGAACGTGGGCGGGTTCAGCGACCAGGTGTTCGGGCTGCTGTCCACCGTGGCGGCGGGCCGGCACTCGGTGGACCACTGGGTCCGCGAGGTCGAACAGGTCCGCCTGTAG
- a CDS encoding RtcB family protein, with protein sequence MSSQTIETKPNNGIIADGEATAILPTGGKHKPITVIGTEAIRGTFDELCLQQAINSRTAPGVTDLVLNPDAHCGYGAPVGCVMVSPTHVYPGPVGVDIKCSMSLLQTSLPADAVIDKPTRRALINAICERTPTGAGRGQRNAPKSRRVDEALGRRVLVEGASRGVCEALGIPPEWAERCEDSAHVGHDDSTASLALRLEKLMPQMHNFAGKVTQLGSYGGGNHFGECEVVEFGEDDRSRRVADAFGLIDGGVAFLSHCGSRGIGHQLATGQFKALQQKFDRWDIPLPGQDRELVYAPLGTPEADAYLDDMALGANFATVNHLLINALVLEAFQEVIPGVTGRLVYFISHNIARKEIVDSRPAWVHRKGATRAMPAGHHALAGTPFAETGHPILLPGNPQAGSAVMVADPGAELSCYSVNHGAGRQLGRKAAKRALDQREVDASFDAADILSNCRQYPIDEAPAAYKDFDEVLRSVKAAGLASEVARLKARFVIKDGDKADD encoded by the coding sequence ATGTCCAGCCAGACTATCGAAACGAAGCCGAACAACGGCATTATCGCCGACGGCGAGGCGACCGCTATCCTGCCGACCGGCGGGAAGCACAAGCCGATCACCGTCATCGGCACCGAGGCGATCCGGGGCACGTTCGACGAGCTCTGCCTGCAGCAGGCGATCAACTCGCGCACCGCGCCGGGCGTGACCGACCTGGTTCTCAACCCGGACGCGCACTGCGGGTACGGGGCGCCCGTGGGGTGCGTGATGGTCTCGCCGACGCACGTGTACCCGGGACCGGTGGGGGTCGATATCAAGTGCTCCATGAGCCTGCTGCAGACCAGCCTGCCGGCCGACGCGGTCATCGACAAGCCGACCCGCCGGGCGCTGATCAACGCCATCTGCGAGCGGACGCCGACCGGCGCCGGCCGCGGCCAGCGTAACGCGCCCAAGTCCCGCCGCGTCGATGAGGCGCTCGGACGCCGCGTGCTGGTGGAGGGCGCGTCGCGCGGCGTGTGCGAGGCGCTGGGCATCCCGCCGGAGTGGGCCGAGCGGTGCGAGGACTCGGCCCACGTGGGGCACGACGACTCGACCGCGTCGCTCGCGCTGCGGCTGGAGAAGCTGATGCCGCAGATGCACAACTTCGCCGGCAAGGTGACGCAGCTTGGCTCGTACGGCGGCGGCAACCACTTCGGCGAGTGCGAGGTGGTCGAGTTCGGCGAGGACGACCGCAGCCGCCGCGTGGCGGACGCGTTCGGCCTGATCGACGGCGGCGTGGCGTTCTTGTCGCACTGTGGCTCGCGCGGCATCGGACACCAGCTCGCTACCGGCCAGTTCAAGGCGTTGCAGCAAAAGTTCGACCGCTGGGACATCCCGCTGCCGGGCCAGGACCGCGAGCTGGTGTACGCGCCGCTCGGCACGCCCGAGGCCGACGCGTACCTGGACGACATGGCGCTGGGCGCGAACTTCGCCACCGTGAACCACCTCCTGATCAACGCGCTGGTGCTCGAGGCGTTCCAGGAGGTGATCCCGGGCGTGACCGGCCGGCTGGTGTACTTTATCAGCCACAACATCGCGCGGAAGGAGATCGTCGACAGCCGGCCGGCGTGGGTGCACCGCAAGGGCGCCACGCGGGCGATGCCGGCGGGCCACCACGCGTTGGCGGGCACGCCGTTCGCCGAAACCGGCCACCCGATCCTGCTGCCGGGCAACCCGCAGGCGGGGTCGGCGGTGATGGTGGCGGACCCGGGCGCCGAGCTGAGCTGCTACAGCGTCAACCACGGCGCGGGGCGTCAGCTGGGCCGCAAGGCGGCCAAGCGGGCGCTCGACCAGCGTGAGGTGGACGCGTCGTTCGACGCGGCCGACATCCTGTCAAACTGCCGTCAGTACCCGATCGACGAGGCGCCCGCCGCCTACAAGGATTTTGATGAGGTGCTGCGGTCCGTCAAAGCGGCAGGACTGGCCAGTGAAGTCGCGCGGCTGAAGGCGCGGTTTGTGATAAAGGACGGCGACAAGGCGGACGACTAG
- the rtcA gene encoding RNA 3'-terminal phosphate cyclase: protein MNGAQGEGGGQILRSSLTLALVTGKPVRIENIRAGRDKPGLMRQHLTAVRAAAEVGDARVEGDAVGSTEITFTPNGVRPGRYEFSVGTAGSGTLVLQTVLPALMFADGPSEVVVEGGTHNQWAPPYDFLAQVYFPLLGRLGARVTAGLERHGFYPAGGGRFSVGIEPVAEALGLELLERGELLCRSATAIVANLPKVIADRELQTIAKKLNWPPDCLHTYEANDSAGPGNIVMIEVNHDGLRELFTGFGRHGARAERVASEAVNQARNYLASDAPVGKHLADQLLLPLGIIAWRHGLASRFRTLPLTRHSVTHIEILRTLLGVPISAEPDGAAQLVSVG, encoded by the coding sequence ATCAACGGCGCCCAGGGCGAGGGCGGGGGGCAGATCCTCCGCTCCTCGCTCACGCTTGCGCTGGTGACCGGCAAGCCGGTTCGGATCGAGAACATCCGTGCGGGCCGCGACAAACCGGGGCTGATGCGCCAGCACCTGACCGCGGTGCGCGCCGCGGCCGAGGTGGGCGACGCCCGCGTCGAGGGGGACGCGGTCGGCTCCACCGAGATCACCTTCACGCCGAATGGCGTCCGGCCCGGCCGGTACGAGTTCTCGGTGGGCACCGCCGGCAGCGGCACGCTGGTGCTGCAGACGGTGCTGCCGGCGTTGATGTTTGCCGATGGGCCGTCGGAGGTGGTGGTGGAGGGCGGCACGCACAACCAGTGGGCGCCGCCGTACGACTTCCTTGCGCAGGTCTACTTCCCGCTGCTCGGCCGGCTGGGCGCGAGGGTCACCGCGGGGCTCGAGCGGCACGGCTTCTACCCGGCGGGCGGCGGTCGGTTCAGCGTCGGCATCGAACCGGTGGCCGAAGCGTTGGGGCTGGAACTGCTGGAGCGGGGCGAGCTGCTTTGCCGCTCCGCGACCGCCATCGTGGCGAACCTGCCGAAGGTGATTGCCGATCGTGAGCTGCAGACAATCGCCAAGAAGCTGAACTGGCCGCCCGATTGCCTGCACACCTACGAGGCGAACGACTCGGCCGGGCCCGGCAACATCGTGATGATCGAGGTCAACCACGATGGCCTGCGCGAGCTGTTCACCGGCTTCGGCCGTCACGGCGCCCGCGCGGAACGCGTGGCGTCCGAGGCGGTCAACCAGGCCCGCAACTACCTGGCGTCGGACGCCCCGGTGGGCAAGCACCTGGCCGATCAGCTCCTCTTGCCGCTGGGGATCATCGCCTGGCGGCACGGCCTGGCCAGCCGGTTCCGCACGCTGCCGCTGACCCGGCACTCGGTGACGCACATCGAGATCCTCCGCACGCTGCTGGGCGTGCCGATCAGCGCGGAGCCGGACGGCGCCGCCCAGCTGGTCTCGGTCGGGTGA
- a CDS encoding sensor histidine kinase, producing the protein MDQKRLILLIIDDSLGDARFLLSLLTQALGDSFDALHVESAADARHEMTQGRFDCVFLDYLLEGDSGLEVIRAIRAAGDDTPIIAVSGNGSEEVAVEALSLGAQDYMVKAGLTPAGVKRSLTNAIEKVRFKRLLAEQRRDLEDFAHVAAHDLREPLAGVILFVEWLQDRFADQADDQARGVFTRVLDGADNMSRLLDALLEYAEVGRSQQPLEAVGLAEVVDAATANLQRRIQQTGAVIDADGLPTVLGDRFGLVQLLQNLLANAIKFSGDATPVIRIGARPEQGRWLVSVADNGIGVAPEDHDKIFAPFRRLHQKSEYEGSGIGLATCKRIIAQHEGEIWVESELGVGTTFWFTLPTVDAAAAASNNEQQAEAHYALS; encoded by the coding sequence GTGGACCAGAAACGACTCATTCTGCTCATCATCGACGACAGTCTGGGGGACGCCAGGTTCCTCCTGTCGCTACTGACGCAGGCGCTCGGCGATAGCTTCGACGCGCTGCACGTCGAGTCCGCGGCCGATGCTCGCCACGAGATGACGCAGGGCCGCTTCGACTGCGTGTTCCTCGACTACCTGCTCGAGGGCGACAGCGGCCTGGAGGTGATCCGCGCAATCCGCGCCGCCGGGGACGACACGCCCATCATCGCGGTGTCCGGCAACGGGAGCGAGGAGGTTGCGGTCGAGGCGCTCAGCCTCGGCGCCCAGGACTACATGGTCAAGGCCGGCCTGACGCCGGCGGGCGTGAAGCGGTCGCTGACCAACGCGATCGAGAAGGTGCGGTTCAAGCGGCTGCTGGCCGAGCAGCGCCGCGACCTGGAGGACTTTGCCCACGTTGCTGCGCACGACCTGCGCGAGCCGCTGGCGGGCGTGATCCTGTTCGTCGAGTGGCTGCAGGACCGCTTCGCCGACCAGGCGGACGATCAGGCCCGCGGCGTATTCACCCGGGTGCTGGACGGCGCGGACAACATGTCCCGTCTGCTGGACGCGTTGCTCGAGTACGCCGAGGTAGGCCGCTCGCAGCAGCCGCTTGAGGCGGTGGGACTGGCCGAGGTCGTCGACGCGGCGACCGCCAACCTGCAGCGTCGCATCCAGCAGACCGGCGCGGTCATCGACGCGGACGGGCTCCCGACCGTGCTGGGCGACCGCTTCGGCCTGGTGCAGCTGCTGCAGAATCTGCTGGCCAACGCCATCAAGTTCAGCGGCGACGCCACGCCCGTGATCCGTATCGGCGCGCGCCCGGAGCAGGGACGCTGGCTGGTCTCGGTGGCGGACAACGGGATCGGCGTCGCGCCGGAGGACCACGACAAGATCTTCGCACCGTTCCGCCGGCTGCACCAGAAGTCGGAGTACGAGGGTTCCGGCATCGGCCTGGCTACCTGCAAGCGGATTATCGCGCAGCACGAGGGCGAGATCTGGGTCGAGTCGGAGCTTGGCGTAGGCACCACGTTCTGGTTTACCCTGCCGACGGTCGACGCGGCGGCGGCCGCCTCCAACAACGAGCAGCAGGCGGAGGCCCACTATGCGCTATCGTAG
- a CDS encoding hybrid sensor histidine kinase/response regulator — MEPGEQQPLAEAPAAAASRGEGSLRIELRRSHLTVASFGLLSLVAMLWLAMWLNAVVWTLATETGPTLRESMRARAAVQRSLAALRGWIVLGDPELKGIRRRAWTDDIEPSLAELRKSSSEWPRPGLGDKLDELQRVLVRLRDAQWWIEELAQTPGNNPARSTLTREVEPIARVVFQAVTDCINLEKGLPEAGRKEMLAAMADIRGFFSLSRSLLAARIEGDASAESAAFYDATGLVNHRIRYLHGVADQLTSTQQGLLGVIASEVRAYESLAAQALAATSAEDSNLAQSRLADDAIPLANRASDLLEEITAQMSAKVDDQTRLLSNYASAAVVTATTLLMCMGLVALVVSDRRARRLARPIVDLSLATEQLAGGELSDDLPVQTDDEIGRLTGAFNQMRRTLVARDEALAAADRDQRILESRLRATVESSPIAMVMINDQGLIVLVNAEAERMFGYSRDSLKGEPVELLMPGRFHASHRRQVQGFFNRPRSQQMGDGRELRGVRSDGREFPIEVGLNPVITDEGILVLSAILDITDRRKAEDALVKSREQALQASRAKSEFLANMSHEIRTPMNAVIGLTELVLGSNLDATQRDHLDTVLSSADALLDIINDILDFSKIEAGKLELEAIDFDVRNLVGDTLKTLSLRAHERGVEVAFRVDPAVPQTLVGDPTRLRQVLVNLVGNSLKFTDSGHIRIDVAPTGPVGPDDGSVELLFAVEDTGIGIAEEKLSSIFDAFEQADSSSSRRHGGTGLGLAISTRIVRQMGGEIWAESVLGAGSTFRFRAPFGVGTSPPALPTPLAGSELRGRRALLVDDNATNRLILTEMLEGFGLRVAVAEDGRHALEFLAAADGEGEPYSIVLSDVQMPGINGFQLAARIDEAEHTQGLPVILLDSSGRAADEASQEASSIAARLSKPVKQSELRDAILRALTPVAGLDERANDPAGLSDASGDQPRRRDLKILLAEDSLPNQKLALALLRREGHEVVVAENGREAVDVSAAQRFDLVLMDVQMPEMDGFAATAAIRLREQQGAARLPIVAMTAHALAGYRERCLEAGMDEYLAKPIRAHQLLGVIDKVVGAQLPTDAAPVAVQAELTDNGDLPWDELLAQVGGDRETLQEIASAYAAEIRATIDGIAAAVSSRDAGDLDSVGRHIHKLKNALRFFQRRQMVSVAEEVESLAEAPNRRDCRTEFGRLRLDALALADAIDLYCSEGSREAEPV; from the coding sequence ATGGAGCCCGGCGAGCAGCAACCGCTGGCCGAAGCGCCGGCCGCGGCCGCTTCCCGGGGCGAGGGGAGCCTGCGGATCGAGCTCCGCCGCTCGCACCTCACGGTGGCGTCATTCGGGTTGTTGTCGCTGGTGGCCATGCTGTGGCTGGCCATGTGGCTCAACGCCGTGGTGTGGACCCTGGCCACCGAGACCGGCCCGACCCTCCGCGAGTCGATGCGGGCGCGGGCGGCGGTGCAGCGGTCGCTAGCGGCGCTCCGGGGATGGATCGTGCTGGGCGACCCCGAGCTCAAGGGCATCCGCCGTCGCGCGTGGACCGACGACATCGAACCCAGCCTGGCCGAGCTGCGCAAGTCGAGTTCGGAATGGCCGCGTCCCGGCCTGGGGGACAAGCTGGACGAGCTGCAGCGGGTGCTGGTGCGGCTGCGTGACGCGCAGTGGTGGATCGAGGAGCTTGCCCAGACGCCCGGCAACAACCCTGCCCGCTCGACGCTGACGCGCGAGGTGGAGCCGATTGCGCGGGTGGTGTTCCAGGCGGTCACCGATTGCATCAACCTGGAGAAGGGGCTGCCCGAGGCCGGCCGCAAGGAGATGCTCGCCGCGATGGCCGACATCCGCGGCTTCTTCAGCCTAAGCCGCAGCCTGCTGGCGGCGCGGATCGAGGGCGACGCGTCGGCCGAGAGCGCCGCGTTCTACGACGCGACCGGCCTGGTGAACCACCGGATCCGCTACTTGCACGGTGTCGCCGACCAGCTCACATCGACCCAGCAGGGCTTGCTGGGCGTGATCGCCAGCGAGGTCAGAGCCTACGAGAGCCTGGCGGCGCAGGCGTTGGCCGCCACAAGCGCTGAGGATTCCAACCTGGCCCAATCGCGGCTGGCCGACGACGCCATCCCCCTGGCCAACCGCGCGAGCGATCTGCTGGAGGAGATCACCGCCCAGATGAGCGCCAAGGTCGACGACCAGACGCGGCTGTTGTCGAACTACGCGTCGGCGGCGGTCGTGACCGCGACCACCCTGTTGATGTGCATGGGCTTGGTGGCGCTGGTGGTCTCGGACCGCCGCGCGAGGCGTCTCGCGCGGCCGATCGTCGACCTCTCTCTAGCCACGGAGCAGCTCGCCGGCGGCGAGCTGTCCGACGACCTGCCGGTGCAGACCGACGACGAGATCGGCCGGCTCACCGGCGCCTTCAACCAGATGCGGCGCACGCTCGTCGCGCGGGACGAGGCGCTTGCCGCCGCGGACCGGGACCAGCGGATCCTAGAGAGCCGCCTGCGGGCGACGGTCGAGTCCTCGCCCATCGCGATGGTCATGATCAACGACCAGGGCCTGATTGTGCTGGTCAACGCCGAGGCGGAGAGGATGTTCGGCTACTCACGCGACTCGCTCAAGGGCGAGCCGGTCGAGCTGCTCATGCCGGGGCGGTTCCACGCCTCGCACCGGCGACAGGTGCAGGGCTTCTTCAACCGACCCCGGTCGCAGCAGATGGGCGACGGCCGCGAGCTGCGCGGCGTCCGCAGCGATGGCCGCGAGTTCCCCATCGAGGTCGGGCTTAACCCGGTGATCACCGACGAGGGGATCCTCGTGCTCAGCGCCATCCTGGACATCACCGACCGCCGCAAGGCGGAGGACGCGTTGGTGAAGTCACGCGAGCAGGCTCTGCAGGCTTCCCGCGCCAAGTCGGAGTTTCTGGCCAACATGAGCCACGAGATCCGCACCCCGATGAACGCCGTCATCGGCCTAACCGAGCTGGTGCTGGGCTCTAACCTGGACGCCACGCAGCGCGACCATCTGGACACCGTGCTCTCCTCCGCCGACGCGCTGCTGGACATCATCAACGACATCCTTGACTTCTCCAAGATCGAGGCGGGCAAGCTCGAGCTCGAAGCAATCGACTTTGACGTCCGCAACCTGGTGGGCGACACGCTCAAGACGCTGTCGCTCCGTGCGCACGAACGCGGCGTCGAGGTTGCGTTCCGCGTCGACCCGGCGGTGCCCCAGACGCTGGTAGGCGACCCGACTCGCCTGCGGCAGGTGCTGGTCAACCTGGTCGGCAACAGCCTCAAGTTCACCGACAGCGGCCACATACGCATCGACGTCGCGCCGACCGGCCCGGTTGGCCCGGACGACGGGTCTGTGGAACTGCTGTTCGCGGTCGAGGACACCGGCATCGGGATCGCGGAGGAGAAGCTGTCGAGCATCTTCGACGCTTTCGAGCAGGCGGACTCCAGCTCCTCGCGGCGGCACGGCGGCACCGGACTGGGGCTGGCGATCTCCACGCGGATCGTGCGGCAGATGGGCGGCGAGATCTGGGCCGAGAGCGTGCTGGGCGCCGGCAGCACCTTCCGGTTCCGCGCCCCGTTCGGCGTCGGCACGTCCCCCCCCGCCCTGCCGACGCCGCTGGCCGGGAGCGAGCTCCGCGGCAGACGTGCGCTGCTGGTGGACGACAACGCCACCAACCGGTTGATCCTCACGGAAATGCTCGAAGGGTTCGGGCTGCGGGTGGCGGTCGCCGAGGACGGGCGGCACGCGCTCGAGTTCCTGGCGGCCGCGGACGGCGAAGGGGAGCCGTACTCAATCGTTCTGTCCGACGTGCAGATGCCGGGGATCAACGGCTTCCAGTTGGCCGCCCGCATCGACGAGGCAGAGCACACCCAGGGACTGCCGGTGATTCTGCTCGACTCGTCCGGCCGCGCCGCTGACGAGGCGAGTCAGGAGGCGTCATCCATCGCCGCACGCTTGAGCAAGCCGGTCAAGCAATCCGAGCTCCGCGACGCTATCCTGCGCGCACTCACGCCGGTGGCTGGGTTGGACGAACGGGCAAACGACCCCGCCGGACTGTCGGACGCGAGCGGCGATCAACCGCGGCGGCGCGACCTCAAGATCCTGCTGGCGGAGGACAGCCTGCCGAACCAGAAGCTGGCGTTGGCCTTGCTGCGGCGCGAGGGGCACGAGGTCGTGGTCGCCGAGAACGGCCGCGAGGCGGTTGACGTGAGCGCGGCGCAGCGGTTCGACCTGGTGTTGATGGACGTGCAGATGCCGGAGATGGACGGCTTCGCCGCGACCGCGGCGATACGCCTCCGCGAGCAGCAGGGGGCTGCGCGGCTGCCGATCGTGGCCATGACCGCGCACGCCCTGGCCGGCTACCGCGAGCGGTGCCTAGAGGCCGGCATGGACGAATACCTCGCCAAGCCGATCCGCGCCCACCAGCTGCTAGGCGTTATCGACAAGGTGGTCGGCGCTCAGCTGCCGACGGACGCGGCGCCTGTTGCCGTACAGGCCGAGCTGACCGACAACGGCGATCTTCCCTGGGACGAGTTGCTAGCGCAGGTTGGCGGCGATCGCGAGACCCTCCAAGAGATCGCGTCAGCCTACGCCGCCGAGATCCGGGCGACGATCGACGGTATCGCCGCCGCCGTAAGCAGCCGCGACGCCGGCGACTTAGACTCAGTCGGCCGGCACATACACAAGCTCAAGAACGCCCTGCGGTTCTTCCAGCGGCGCCAGATGGTGAGTGTGGCCGAGGAAGTAGAGTCGCTAGCCGAGGCGCCAAACCGCCGCGACTGCCGGACCGAGTTTGGGCGTCTGCGTCTGGACGCTCTAGCGTTAGCGGACGCAATCGACCTTTACTGCTCGGAGGGTTCGCGGGAGGCCGAGCCGGTGTAG